The following coding sequences are from one Paenibacillus tundrae window:
- the rpsP gene encoding 30S ribosomal protein S16: MAVRIRLKRMGAHKAPFYRVVVSDSRSPRDGRFIEEIGYYNPVEQPAVVKIDEDKALQWLQNGAQASDTVRNLLSKAGVMKKFHESKLSK, encoded by the coding sequence ATGGCAGTTCGTATTCGTCTGAAACGTATGGGTGCTCACAAAGCTCCTTTCTACCGCGTAGTGGTATCGGATTCCCGTTCCCCACGTGACGGTCGTTTTATCGAGGAGATCGGTTACTACAACCCGGTTGAACAACCGGCTGTTGTTAAGATCGATGAAGATAAAGCATTGCAATGGCTTCAAAATGGTGCGCAAGCATCTGACACTGTCCGCAACTTGCTGAGCAAAGCGGGCGTGATGAAGAAGTTCCACGAGTCTAAACTATCTAAATAA
- the rimM gene encoding ribosome maturation factor RimM (Essential for efficient processing of 16S rRNA) encodes MAEFMNVGKIVNTHGIRGELKIMPLTDFPEVRFANNAELYFFTADNHPNLVHVESARLHKNMYIVRLKEYGNINEVEKFKGGMAKVSKEDLAELDENEYYFHQIVGCTVITEEGDTLGTISEILTPGANDVWVVKTPAGKEVLIPVIDDVVLHVDVKEKLVKIHLMEGLL; translated from the coding sequence ATGGCAGAATTTATGAACGTAGGTAAAATTGTAAACACTCATGGCATTCGTGGAGAGTTGAAAATTATGCCGTTGACGGATTTCCCGGAAGTACGGTTTGCTAATAATGCAGAACTATATTTCTTTACAGCGGATAATCATCCGAACTTGGTGCATGTAGAATCTGCACGTCTGCATAAAAATATGTATATCGTTCGTTTGAAAGAGTACGGAAACATTAATGAAGTGGAAAAGTTCAAAGGCGGGATGGCTAAAGTATCCAAAGAAGATTTGGCCGAACTCGACGAGAACGAGTATTACTTCCATCAGATTGTAGGATGTACTGTCATTACGGAAGAGGGAGATACGCTCGGAACGATCTCCGAAATCCTAACGCCGGGTGCCAATGACGTATGGGTAGTCAAAACACCAGCAGGCAAAGAAGTTCTAATTCCGGTAATTGATGATGTCGTGCTCCATGTGGATGTGAAGGAGAAACTGGTTAAGATTCACCTTATGGAAGGGCTGCTGTAG
- the ffh gene encoding signal recognition particle protein, with product MAFEGLTTRLQNVFSKLRGKGKVSDEDVAEAMREVRLALLEADVNFKVVKEFIAKVKEKAVGKEVMDSFTPGMVIIDIVNKELTDLMGGSQSKLAKANKPPTVLMMVGLQGAGKTTTSGKLAKMLQKQNSRPLLVAGDIYRPAAIKQLQVLGEQIKAPVFTLGDQTSPVEIARQGLQHAKDNGNDYVIIDTAGRLHVDEELMEELRQIHSVVNPDEVLLVVDSMTGQDAVNVAEHFNKQLDLTGVVLTKLDGDTRGGAALSVKAVTGCPIKFASLGEKLDALEPFHPERMASRILGMGDMLSLIEKAQSNIDTEKAKEMERKMRNAEFTFEDFLEQMDQVKKLGPIDQIMDMIPGMGKMKQAKDLKVDDKQMGRIEAIVYSMTTEEKRNPDMINHSRRKRIATGSGTSLAEVNRLIKQFDEMRRMMKQFSDMMGPKGGKNKAMKQLKGLGKGMKFPFR from the coding sequence ATGGCATTTGAAGGATTAACGACCCGATTGCAGAATGTGTTCAGTAAACTGCGCGGCAAAGGCAAGGTGTCTGATGAAGATGTTGCCGAAGCGATGCGCGAGGTGCGTCTGGCATTGCTTGAAGCGGATGTAAACTTCAAAGTGGTCAAGGAATTCATCGCCAAGGTGAAAGAAAAGGCTGTCGGTAAAGAAGTGATGGATAGCTTCACACCAGGAATGGTGATTATCGACATCGTAAACAAGGAACTCACGGACTTGATGGGTGGAAGTCAGTCGAAGCTGGCTAAAGCGAATAAGCCTCCAACAGTTCTGATGATGGTTGGTTTACAGGGTGCTGGTAAAACGACAACATCCGGTAAACTCGCTAAAATGCTGCAAAAGCAAAATAGCAGACCATTGCTTGTAGCGGGAGATATTTATCGTCCTGCAGCGATTAAGCAGTTGCAAGTGCTTGGTGAACAGATCAAAGCGCCTGTATTCACACTGGGAGATCAGACAAGCCCTGTAGAGATTGCACGTCAGGGATTGCAGCATGCAAAGGATAACGGCAATGATTATGTTATCATTGATACCGCAGGTCGTTTGCACGTAGATGAAGAACTGATGGAAGAACTTCGTCAGATCCATAGTGTAGTTAACCCGGATGAGGTTCTGCTTGTTGTAGATAGTATGACAGGACAAGATGCTGTTAATGTGGCAGAACACTTTAACAAGCAGCTTGATCTAACCGGTGTTGTACTGACAAAACTGGATGGAGATACTCGTGGTGGTGCGGCGCTTTCTGTCAAAGCCGTTACGGGTTGCCCAATCAAGTTTGCTTCTCTTGGTGAGAAGCTGGATGCACTTGAGCCTTTCCATCCGGAACGGATGGCTTCACGGATTCTCGGCATGGGCGATATGCTCTCTCTAATTGAGAAAGCACAGTCGAACATCGACACAGAGAAGGCCAAGGAAATGGAACGTAAGATGCGTAATGCTGAATTTACGTTTGAGGATTTCCTTGAGCAGATGGATCAAGTGAAAAAGCTTGGACCAATTGATCAGATCATGGATATGATTCCTGGCATGGGCAAGATGAAACAAGCTAAAGATCTGAAGGTTGATGACAAGCAGATGGGTCGAATTGAGGCGATTGTGTACTCGATGACAACAGAAGAGAAACGTAACCCGGACATGATTAATCACAGTCGCCGGAAACGGATTGCTACGGGTAGCGGAACATCTCTGGCTGAAGTTAACCGACTGATCAAGCAGTTTGATGAAATGCGCCGCATGATGAAACAGTTCTCGGATATGATGGGACCTAAAGGCGGCAAAAATAAAGCGATGAAGCAACTCAAAGGATTAGGCAAAGGAATGAAGTTTCCTTTCCGTTGA
- the trhA gene encoding PAQR family membrane homeostasis protein TrhA: MANTYTYSRREEVANAVTHGIGAALSVAALVLLIVFSSMKGTAWHVVSFTIYGITMLMLYTNSTLVHALKEGKAKDLFEFFDHSSIYLFIAGTYTPFLFVAVRGTLGWTLFGVIWGIALFGVIFKAFFTKKFLFMSTIFYIAMGWLIVIAWQPLVAAIPSGGIVLLVTGGLMYTLGTLFYVWRGFPYHHAIWHLFVLAGSILHFFAVLLYLTPLR, from the coding sequence ATGGCCAATACCTATACCTATTCCCGCCGTGAAGAAGTCGCTAACGCAGTAACTCATGGGATCGGTGCTGCGCTTAGTGTGGCTGCATTGGTACTATTAATTGTATTCTCCAGCATGAAAGGTACGGCATGGCATGTGGTTAGTTTCACGATCTATGGAATCACGATGCTTATGCTCTACACCAACTCAACGTTGGTACACGCACTTAAAGAGGGTAAAGCCAAAGATTTATTTGAGTTTTTTGACCACTCCTCTATTTATTTGTTTATCGCAGGAACGTATACGCCCTTCTTATTCGTTGCTGTCCGTGGGACACTTGGGTGGACGTTATTTGGAGTCATTTGGGGTATCGCATTATTCGGCGTAATCTTCAAGGCGTTCTTTACGAAAAAGTTTCTGTTTATGTCCACGATCTTCTATATTGCTATGGGCTGGCTCATCGTCATTGCTTGGCAACCGCTTGTAGCTGCAATTCCTTCAGGAGGAATCGTGTTATTGGTAACGGGTGGACTGATGTACACGCTTGGAACGCTGTTCTATGTGTGGCGTGGATTCCCGTATCATCATGCCATCTGGCATTTGTTTGTACTGGCAGGCAGCATTCTTCACTTCTTCGCCGTACTTTTATATCTTACACCTCTACGATAG
- a CDS encoding putative DNA-binding protein — protein MSQENRLEKTNRINLLFAFYERLLTEKQQTFLKYYFHDDFSLGEIASEFEISRQAVYEHIKRAEQVLENYESKLGLLEKHERRNRNLEDLQNALEDIGVSIDNNKPINDIVQQLRE, from the coding sequence ATGAGTCAAGAAAATCGGCTTGAGAAGACAAACCGAATTAACTTGCTGTTTGCTTTTTATGAACGTTTACTGACAGAGAAGCAACAGACCTTTTTAAAGTATTACTTTCATGATGATTTCTCGCTCGGTGAAATTGCATCCGAGTTCGAGATCAGCCGCCAGGCGGTATACGAGCATATCAAGCGTGCCGAACAAGTGCTTGAAAATTACGAAAGCAAGCTTGGCTTGTTAGAAAAGCATGAGCGTCGCAATCGTAATCTTGAAGATTTGCAAAATGCATTGGAAGACATCGGTGTCTCCATTGATAACAACAAACCAATAAACGATATTGTTCAGCAGCTTAGAGAATAG
- a CDS encoding KH domain-containing protein, translating into MEELVSVIAKALVDHPEDVTVRTVEKDRLVVYELTVHPDDVGKVIGKQGRIAKSLRTVVTSAAVKMDKRVTVDIIS; encoded by the coding sequence ATGGAAGAATTAGTAAGTGTAATTGCTAAGGCTTTGGTCGATCATCCGGAAGATGTGACGGTTCGGACGGTTGAGAAAGACCGGCTTGTCGTGTATGAGTTAACCGTGCATCCTGACGATGTTGGGAAGGTCATTGGTAAACAGGGACGTATCGCAAAGTCTCTCCGTACAGTCGTCACATCAGCAGCAGTTAAGATGGATAAACGGGTTACCGTAGATATCATATCTTAA
- the trmD gene encoding tRNA (guanosine(37)-N1)-methyltransferase TrmD: MKVDVLTLFPEMFDGVFGTSILGKAQTKGLVSLNAVNFRNYATNKHNTVDDTPYGGGGGMVLKPDPIFAAVEDILDQREEATVPTMKAPRIILMCPQGETFTQQKAEELVQEDHLIFICGHYEGYDERIREFLVTDELSIGDYVLTGGELPAMVAIDSVVRLIPGVLGNETSAVTDSFSTGLLEYPHYTRPPEFRGMKVPDVLLSGHHLNIDAWRREQSLLRTLERRPDMLESAELTDKERIWLEELRLKKEKSE, translated from the coding sequence ATGAAGGTAGATGTACTAACTTTGTTCCCGGAAATGTTCGACGGTGTATTCGGGACGAGTATTCTCGGTAAAGCTCAGACTAAAGGACTTGTTTCTCTAAATGCGGTTAACTTCCGTAATTATGCTACCAATAAGCATAACACAGTAGATGATACGCCATATGGGGGCGGAGGCGGTATGGTGTTGAAGCCTGATCCGATCTTTGCTGCCGTGGAGGATATCCTTGATCAGCGTGAAGAGGCTACTGTGCCTACGATGAAGGCGCCGCGTATTATTTTGATGTGTCCACAAGGGGAGACGTTCACACAGCAGAAGGCGGAAGAGCTTGTGCAAGAGGATCATCTTATTTTTATATGTGGACATTATGAAGGTTATGATGAGCGTATTCGCGAATTTCTAGTTACAGACGAGTTGTCCATTGGCGACTATGTGTTGACAGGCGGAGAGTTACCAGCCATGGTTGCTATTGATAGTGTGGTACGTTTGATTCCAGGTGTACTCGGCAACGAAACGAGCGCAGTGACTGACTCGTTCAGCACGGGACTGCTGGAGTATCCGCATTATACACGTCCACCAGAGTTTAGAGGCATGAAGGTGCCAGACGTGCTGTTATCAGGTCATCATCTGAATATCGATGCATGGCGCAGGGAGCAGTCTCTGCTACGTACTTTGGAGCGCAGACCTGATATGCTGGAAAGTGCGGAGTTGACGGATAAAGAACGAATTTGGTTAGAAGAGCTTCGTTTGAAAAAAGAGAAATCAGAGTAG